The Apium graveolens cultivar Ventura chromosome 11, ASM990537v1, whole genome shotgun sequence genome has a window encoding:
- the LOC141696777 gene encoding uncharacterized protein LOC141696777 isoform X2 yields the protein MVPEYIDAVRSVLQFDAFSLCNCLSTEQLSTPDYRHSESSADKPNISSMLHEKARQRSFDVKSEGNNGSHHTLSSATNDLLDAYEDYLLDAEYLECDSDMNSVPGKGHSTGNLNLDHQCGDFGLIQCNVVKEGWCASSKLVPEANKNSFFKLTVDEGIMVASKEDAISTSASNPLTGVFNFRTKPRSRRMRRYKHTNSNYLSTFYVEDTDVLSSVPDLKEKVTVKVIRGKHKPAQRYMNRSIAKSSKFPNRTSEYSAASKDMVHPTISFRQCHREGLRPRVLIHGLGTKTCEGASSGVLSGQPLDEQSSLKKGNEFKDSAYNVSSGSDVDSDMGLYSLESQETSSDGSLVSVAKTHKNNSSKRQRHLPWSLGEVQQLVDGVSGHGVGKWTEIKKTCFSSSPHRSAVDLKDKWRNLLSASYRHFERKKRDGRGKHFVTQQHLPHDILHRVKELSCKHPYPRERNFKVSQNVGFTANMSVQNPDNCMPFSMTVKV from the exons ATGGTACCTGAATACATCGATGCGGTTAGAAGTGTTCTACAATTTGATGCATTTAGTTTGTGTAATTGCCTTAGTACTGAACAATTATCAACACCCGACTACAGGCACTCAGAATCTAGTGCAG ATAAACCAAATATCAGTAGTATGCTGCATGAGAAGGCAAGACAAAGA TCTTTTGATGTAAAGTCAGAAGGAAACAATGGAAGTCATCACACTCTGTCTTCTGCAACAAATGATCTTCTTGATGCATATGAAGACTACCTCTTGG ATGCTGAATACCTGGAGTGTGATTCTGACATGAACTCTGTCCCGGGCAAAGGACATTCCACAGGAAACTTAAATTTAGATCATCAGTGTGGAGATTTTGGTCTAATCCAGTGTAATGTCGTGAAAGAGGGATGGTGTGCCTCAAGCAAGTTAGTGCCTGAAGCTAATAAGAACTCATTTTTCAAATTGACAGTTGATGAAGGGATAATGGTTGCATCAAAAGAGGATGCGATTTCGACAAGTGCATCCAATCCTTTAACTGGAGTGTTTAATTTTAGAACTAAGCCAAGGAGCAGACGCATGAGGAGGTACAAGCATACTAATTCCAATTATTTGAGTACATTTTATGTGGAGGATACTGATGTCTTGTCCAGTGTACCTGATCTGAAAGAAAAGGTTACTGTGAAGGTCATCAGAGGGAAACATAAACCAGCCCAAAGATACATGAACCGATCAATAGCCAAGAGTTCAAAATTTCCAAATAGGACTTCTGAATATTCTGCAGCTTCAAAGGATATGGTTCATCCTACAATTTCCTTTAGACAATGTCATCGAGAAGGATTAAGGCCAAGAGTGTTGATCCATGGTTTAGGGACGAAAACCTGTGAAGGTGCTTCTTCTGGGGTGCTATCTGGTCAACCGCTTGACGAGCAGAGCTCACTTAAAAAG GGAAACGAGTTTAAGGATTCTGCATATAATGTATCATCGGGCTCAGATGTGGACTCTGATATGGGATTGTATTCTCTGGAGTCTCAAGAGACCAGTTCGGATGGTAGCTTGGTTTCAGTAGCTAAGACACACAAGAACAATAGTAGCAAGAGACAGCGACATCTACCATGGTCTCTTGGAGAGGTGCAGCAGCTAGTTGATGGGGTTTCTGGACATGGAGTTGGGAAATGGACTGAGATAAAGAAGACGTGTTTTTCCTCATCTCCACACCGCTCAGCGGTTGATCTCAAG GACaaatggagaaatcttttaaGTGCTAGCTACAGACATTTTGAGAGGAAGAAAAGG GATGGAAGAGGAAAACATTTCGTGACTCAGCAACATCTACCACATGATATTCTGCATCGTGTGAAGGAGCTGTCATGTAAACATCCATACCCCAGGGAGCGCAACTTCAAGGTTTCTCAGAACGTAGGTTTCACAGCTAACATGTCTGTCCAGAACCCTGACAACTGTATGCCGTTTTCCATGACTGTTAAAGTATAG
- the LOC141696777 gene encoding uncharacterized protein LOC141696777 isoform X3 — MCFCCDKPNISSMLHEKARQRSFDVKSEGNNGSHHTLSSATNDLLDAYEDYLLDAEYLECDSDMNSVPGKGHSTGNLNLDHQCGDFGLIQCNVVKEGWCASSKLVPEANKNSFFKLTVDEGIMVASKEDAISTSASNPLTGVFNFRTKPRSRRMRRYKHTNSNYLSTFYVEDTDVLSSVPDLKEKVTVKVIRGKHKPAQRYMNRSIAKSSKFPNRTSEYSAASKDMVHPTISFRQCHREGLRPRVLIHGLGTKTCEGASSGVLSGQPLDEQSSLKKGNEFKDSAYNVSSGSDVDSDMGLYSLESQETSSDGSLVSVAKTHKNNSSKRQRHLPWSLGEVQQLVDGVSGHGVGKWTEIKKTCFSSSPHRSAVDLKDKWRNLLSASYRHFERKKRDGRGKHFVTQQHLPHDILHRVKELSCKHPYPRERNFKVSQNVGFTANMSVQNPDNCMPFSMTVKV, encoded by the exons ATGTGTTTTTGTTGTG ATAAACCAAATATCAGTAGTATGCTGCATGAGAAGGCAAGACAAAGA TCTTTTGATGTAAAGTCAGAAGGAAACAATGGAAGTCATCACACTCTGTCTTCTGCAACAAATGATCTTCTTGATGCATATGAAGACTACCTCTTGG ATGCTGAATACCTGGAGTGTGATTCTGACATGAACTCTGTCCCGGGCAAAGGACATTCCACAGGAAACTTAAATTTAGATCATCAGTGTGGAGATTTTGGTCTAATCCAGTGTAATGTCGTGAAAGAGGGATGGTGTGCCTCAAGCAAGTTAGTGCCTGAAGCTAATAAGAACTCATTTTTCAAATTGACAGTTGATGAAGGGATAATGGTTGCATCAAAAGAGGATGCGATTTCGACAAGTGCATCCAATCCTTTAACTGGAGTGTTTAATTTTAGAACTAAGCCAAGGAGCAGACGCATGAGGAGGTACAAGCATACTAATTCCAATTATTTGAGTACATTTTATGTGGAGGATACTGATGTCTTGTCCAGTGTACCTGATCTGAAAGAAAAGGTTACTGTGAAGGTCATCAGAGGGAAACATAAACCAGCCCAAAGATACATGAACCGATCAATAGCCAAGAGTTCAAAATTTCCAAATAGGACTTCTGAATATTCTGCAGCTTCAAAGGATATGGTTCATCCTACAATTTCCTTTAGACAATGTCATCGAGAAGGATTAAGGCCAAGAGTGTTGATCCATGGTTTAGGGACGAAAACCTGTGAAGGTGCTTCTTCTGGGGTGCTATCTGGTCAACCGCTTGACGAGCAGAGCTCACTTAAAAAG GGAAACGAGTTTAAGGATTCTGCATATAATGTATCATCGGGCTCAGATGTGGACTCTGATATGGGATTGTATTCTCTGGAGTCTCAAGAGACCAGTTCGGATGGTAGCTTGGTTTCAGTAGCTAAGACACACAAGAACAATAGTAGCAAGAGACAGCGACATCTACCATGGTCTCTTGGAGAGGTGCAGCAGCTAGTTGATGGGGTTTCTGGACATGGAGTTGGGAAATGGACTGAGATAAAGAAGACGTGTTTTTCCTCATCTCCACACCGCTCAGCGGTTGATCTCAAG GACaaatggagaaatcttttaaGTGCTAGCTACAGACATTTTGAGAGGAAGAAAAGG GATGGAAGAGGAAAACATTTCGTGACTCAGCAACATCTACCACATGATATTCTGCATCGTGTGAAGGAGCTGTCATGTAAACATCCATACCCCAGGGAGCGCAACTTCAAGGTTTCTCAGAACGTAGGTTTCACAGCTAACATGTCTGTCCAGAACCCTGACAACTGTATGCCGTTTTCCATGACTGTTAAAGTATAG
- the LOC141696777 gene encoding uncharacterized protein LOC141696777 isoform X1 produces MSGPVLENRQKEFSSRTLMSAPNRTVTSIECPEMFANGLHQVSGGGFHNLGSEDEAVDHLLKEMVPEYIDAVRSVLQFDAFSLCNCLSTEQLSTPDYRHSESSADKPNISSMLHEKARQRSFDVKSEGNNGSHHTLSSATNDLLDAYEDYLLDAEYLECDSDMNSVPGKGHSTGNLNLDHQCGDFGLIQCNVVKEGWCASSKLVPEANKNSFFKLTVDEGIMVASKEDAISTSASNPLTGVFNFRTKPRSRRMRRYKHTNSNYLSTFYVEDTDVLSSVPDLKEKVTVKVIRGKHKPAQRYMNRSIAKSSKFPNRTSEYSAASKDMVHPTISFRQCHREGLRPRVLIHGLGTKTCEGASSGVLSGQPLDEQSSLKKGNEFKDSAYNVSSGSDVDSDMGLYSLESQETSSDGSLVSVAKTHKNNSSKRQRHLPWSLGEVQQLVDGVSGHGVGKWTEIKKTCFSSSPHRSAVDLKDKWRNLLSASYRHFERKKRDGRGKHFVTQQHLPHDILHRVKELSCKHPYPRERNFKVSQNVGFTANMSVQNPDNCMPFSMTVKV; encoded by the exons ATGTCAGGACCAG TGTTGGAGAACAGGCAAAAAGAATTCAGTTCCAGGACTCTGATGAGTGCCCCAAATAGAACAGTAACTTCAATTGAGTGCCCGGAAATGTTTGCTAATGGGCTTCACCAA GTAAGTGGAGGTGGCTTTCATAATCTAGGCTCTGAAGATGAAGCAGTTGATCATTTGCTAAAGGAAATGGTACCTGAATACATCGATGCGGTTAGAAGTGTTCTACAATTTGATGCATTTAGTTTGTGTAATTGCCTTAGTACTGAACAATTATCAACACCCGACTACAGGCACTCAGAATCTAGTGCAG ATAAACCAAATATCAGTAGTATGCTGCATGAGAAGGCAAGACAAAGA TCTTTTGATGTAAAGTCAGAAGGAAACAATGGAAGTCATCACACTCTGTCTTCTGCAACAAATGATCTTCTTGATGCATATGAAGACTACCTCTTGG ATGCTGAATACCTGGAGTGTGATTCTGACATGAACTCTGTCCCGGGCAAAGGACATTCCACAGGAAACTTAAATTTAGATCATCAGTGTGGAGATTTTGGTCTAATCCAGTGTAATGTCGTGAAAGAGGGATGGTGTGCCTCAAGCAAGTTAGTGCCTGAAGCTAATAAGAACTCATTTTTCAAATTGACAGTTGATGAAGGGATAATGGTTGCATCAAAAGAGGATGCGATTTCGACAAGTGCATCCAATCCTTTAACTGGAGTGTTTAATTTTAGAACTAAGCCAAGGAGCAGACGCATGAGGAGGTACAAGCATACTAATTCCAATTATTTGAGTACATTTTATGTGGAGGATACTGATGTCTTGTCCAGTGTACCTGATCTGAAAGAAAAGGTTACTGTGAAGGTCATCAGAGGGAAACATAAACCAGCCCAAAGATACATGAACCGATCAATAGCCAAGAGTTCAAAATTTCCAAATAGGACTTCTGAATATTCTGCAGCTTCAAAGGATATGGTTCATCCTACAATTTCCTTTAGACAATGTCATCGAGAAGGATTAAGGCCAAGAGTGTTGATCCATGGTTTAGGGACGAAAACCTGTGAAGGTGCTTCTTCTGGGGTGCTATCTGGTCAACCGCTTGACGAGCAGAGCTCACTTAAAAAG GGAAACGAGTTTAAGGATTCTGCATATAATGTATCATCGGGCTCAGATGTGGACTCTGATATGGGATTGTATTCTCTGGAGTCTCAAGAGACCAGTTCGGATGGTAGCTTGGTTTCAGTAGCTAAGACACACAAGAACAATAGTAGCAAGAGACAGCGACATCTACCATGGTCTCTTGGAGAGGTGCAGCAGCTAGTTGATGGGGTTTCTGGACATGGAGTTGGGAAATGGACTGAGATAAAGAAGACGTGTTTTTCCTCATCTCCACACCGCTCAGCGGTTGATCTCAAG GACaaatggagaaatcttttaaGTGCTAGCTACAGACATTTTGAGAGGAAGAAAAGG GATGGAAGAGGAAAACATTTCGTGACTCAGCAACATCTACCACATGATATTCTGCATCGTGTGAAGGAGCTGTCATGTAAACATCCATACCCCAGGGAGCGCAACTTCAAGGTTTCTCAGAACGTAGGTTTCACAGCTAACATGTCTGTCCAGAACCCTGACAACTGTATGCCGTTTTCCATGACTGTTAAAGTATAG